In Planctomycetota bacterium, the genomic window CCGCACCACGGCATCGATCCGGGTCACCTCGAAGTGCCACTGCCCGAAGGCGAGACGACGCTGCTGATTGAGAGCATCTGCTGCCGGACCGGCATCTGGGTGGCTGGCGGGAAGCAAGGGCTTTCGCCCGAAGGGAGTCTGTTCCGCGGCGCGAGCGTTCTGCGTCGCAACGACGACGCATGGCACGCATGGCACGACCTGGACATCCTCCTCGGCTTGTGCGACCTGCTCTACCGACAAGCCCTGCCACGCCCTTACAGCGCGGGGGCCGGCAACGACATCGGCCAGTCCAGCGGCGAGCTGTTCAACAGCGGTGGCTACCGCACGCCCGTCGAGGCCGCCCCGCCGATGTTGCGACAGATCCTCCGCAAGCTCACCGACGCCGCCGACACCTACGACCGCTCCGGTGCGGCAGCGTTTCGCGAGAAAACGTCGGCCATCCTCGCCGACCTGCCGGCCGAGCAACATGCGATCCACGCGACACTGACCGGGCACGCGCACATCGACCTCGCGTGGCTCTGGCCCGAACGCGTCGGCGACTTCAAGGCCGTTCACTCGTTCGCGACGGCCGAGCACCTGATGGGCGAATATCCCGAGCTGCACTTCGGTTACAGCCAGCCCGCCAGCTACGAGGCCGTCAAAAGGCGAGCACCGGAACTGATCGATCGCGTCAAGGCCCGCATCGGCGAGGGAAACTGGGAAGCGACCGGTGCGATGTACGTCGAGTCCGACACGCAGCTTCCGTGCGGCGAGGCATTGGTGCGTGCCATCGCGCTCGGCCAAGCGGGTTTCGAGTCACTCTCAGGCGATGCAAGCCGCGTGCTCTGGTTGCCGGATGTCTTCGGCTATTCCGCGTGTTTGCCCCAGCTGTTGAGTGGTTTCGACGTGCCGTACTTCTTCACGACCAAGATGCACTGGTCGGGCGGGACGCGCTTTCCGTACTCGGCATTCAAGTGGCAGAGCTACGACGGATCGAGCGTGCTCGGTTTCATTGCATGGGAGCACTACAACCTCGCCGCCCTGCCGAGCCAGCTCGACTGGGCGGCCATGAATCAAAGGCAGAGCGACGTCTTCCCCGACACGCTCGCCTGCACCGGGTACGGCGACGGCGGCGGTGGCGTGACGGCGACGATGTGTGAGCGAACGCGTCGGATGAACAACCTGGCGACACTGCCGAAAGCGCAGTGGGGCCGAATCGACGGCTTCTTTGATCGCATGGCCCAGGTGCGGGACGAGCTGCCGACGTGGCAAGGCGAGATGTACCTCGAGTACCACCGCGGCGTGCAGACAACGCACGTCGAGCTCAAGCAGGCGTACCGCGCGGCCGAGCGCGGCTTGCAGCTGCACGAGGCCGCACGCTGCATCGTCGGCGACGGGCCGATGGACGACGCCGACTGGAAACGCGTCTGTTTCGCCCAGTTCCACGACATTCTTCCTGGCAGCAGCATCCAGGAGGTCTACGGCGAGACGAACCCCGAGCTGCAATCGATCGCGAACCGACAGACCGAAGCGGCCATCGAACGACTCGACGGCGAGGGTGAGTCGGTCTTCAATCCGGTGCCGTGCGAACGCGCTGTCGTGCTGGACGACAAGCCACGTCTCGTACCGCCGCTGTGCGTTGCGAGGCTTGACGCGTTGCAGACACTGCCGGCCGAGCCTGTTCGTGCGGAGGGCACCACGCTCGACAACGGCCGGGTGCGTGTGACGTTCGACGATGCCGGCGGCGTGTCGTCGCTGTCGGTCGACGGGCACGCCGTCGCGCTAGCCGGGTCGGCCGGGCGTCTGTTCGCCTTGCCGGACGCGCCGGCGAATTACGACGCGTGGGACATCGACCGCCACACGCTCAGTGCCGGCGAGCTCGTCGACACGCCGGCCGAACTGCGTGTCGATGGCGACGACGGTCGTCGGACCGTTCGCGTGTCGCGCAGTGTCGGTCAAAAGAGCCACGTCGAGCTGAGCTTCTCGCTGGCCGTCGGCAGCCCCGTGCTGGAGATTGAGGCCGACATCGATTGGCAGGATGAGCAGACGCTGCTGAAGATCGTCTGGCCGACTGAGTATCGCGTGGCCAACGTGCTCTACGGCGCGCCGTACGGGTCGACGTCGCGATCCCAGACCGGCAACACGATTGCCGACGATGCCGCGTTCGAAGTGCCTGCCAGTCGCTGGGCCGCGATCGGCGACACGCATGGCGGCGACGGATTAATGCTCGTGACCGAGGCGAGCTATGGCATGGGCGCTCGCAACGGCCTGCTGCACGTGTCGCTGGTCCGATCTGCGAAGATCACCCGAGCCGAAGAGGACGTCCAGCTACGCGACTTCGACGCCTACGGCCAAGACGGGCACCAGGCCTTCAGCGACATCGGCCGGCATCGCGTGCGTCTGGCCGTCGGGCGATTCGATCCGGCCAGCGAACGCCACGAACAGCCGGCGCAGCTGGCGGACTTGCTCTTCACGCCAGTCCTGCGGACGAACGGGACGCCAGCAAATGCCGGATTGCTCGGCATCGACGGTGTCCCGAGCGTCACGGCCGCTTGGGCCAAGCCGGAGCCGGACGGCTGGACGCTGCGGCTCCACGAAACCCTCGGCCGACGCGGCACGCTGACGCTTCGGCTGGCCGACGGTGTGACCGCGACACGTACCGACCTGCGTGGTCACAAGCCGACAGCCCTGCCAGACGCCAAGATCGACGTCCGGCCGCACGAGCTGATCAGCGTGAAGCTGACACGCAAATAGGTCCCGAAAGCCGAACCCTCCGTCATCCCGAGCGAAGCCGAGGGACCTCGCCTGGATTGGTTCGCGATGCCCAGGCGAGGTCCTTCGACTCGCTTTGCTCACTCAGGATGACGGTGTTGGAGCAAGCGTGACGTCGAACCGAACGACGCCGGCTGGCGGGCGGGTCAGGCGGAGACGCGTGACGCCGGGGTTGGCCGACTCGTAGGAAGTGATCGCGTCGTCGACTCTGGCGGTTGAGAACACGACGCCCGCGGCGTCGGCGACGCGGAGCCGAATGCGGACGTCGTCGATCGTCAAGACGAACCCGTCCGACGCGGGTTCGACGGCGGCTTCGGTCAGCATCGTCCAGTGGACGGCGTCGCTCGGCTGCTCGACCACATCGACCACGCGGATCGCGTCATCGCCGAAGGTGAATGAGCGGCTCGCGTGACGCGCTTGTCCGCCGAGCGGTGCGGTTAGGTCGATGGTCGTCGTGGTCTCGTCGTCGGTTCGGTCGACGATCTTCGCGAGGCCTTCGGGGTCGTGTGGGTGGTCGCCGACGGTCAGCGTGTTGTGGAACTGGTTCTGGTACCTGATCAGCTTCCAACGATCCGAACCGGGTTTGGCTGACCAGAAGCCAGGAAGGTGCGGCTCGACTTCCGGGTAGTTCTCAGCGCCGAGGTCGAGCGCGAATCGTCGGCTATGAAGGTCGGCGACGAACGTGCCGGCGTCGAGTTGGCCGTGCTTCTGGTTGCCGGCACCGCACTTGAAAGCGAGGTAGTTGCCGGTCGCCGAGTCTTCGTGAATGCCGACCTCGAGGTCGCCACGGCCGAGCCAGTGGACAGCCGGCGGATCCTTAGGTGACGCCTCCGGAATCGGGCGATCGGCCCAGAGCAGTGCCAGCGGCAGGTAGCGATCCGCGCCCTCATACGCGTCTCGACTGCGACCCTTGGCCGACGCGAGCAAGTCGATCTGGCGACGCAGCAGTCGCGTGTCGAAGGCGCCATCATCGAACCAGAAGAGCGCCGGGTCGAGCGAAGCATCTCGTGCGTGGCAGTCGTAAAAGTTGAACATGCGGAGGCTCGGCCCCTCGCTCAGCAGCCGAAACGTCGCGCTCTTCGCAAAGCCGTTGCCGATCGCGCCTTCGAGCATGTCGTCTTCGCCGAGCGCCTTGAGGGTCTCGATGAGCAGGACGGCGAAGGTCGTGCCGTACGACCAGTAGGCCGGTCCTTCGGGATAGACGCCGTCTGGCTCGTAGCAGGCGAAGACGTGATCGATGTTCTGACGAATGCGATGGAGTTGGCCAGCGTGATGGCGATGTTCCTCCGGCTGAGCCAGCGCCGCAGCGGCAACGCCGGCCATGCAGACGGCACTCCAGTTCGATTCGACCGTCCACCACCACGCGTCGGGCGTTGCAGCGTCGAGCACTCTGTCGCGAAGCGCCTGTCGGATTTCGCGCTGCACGCTGTCAGGTATCTCGTCGCCGAACCACTCGAGCCCCAGGACCAGTGCCAGCGACATCTCGCCGACGTCGAGGTAGTGGTGCGGGCCGAAGTCAGAGAACGCACACGCGGATCTGGATTCGGCGATGAAGCGGTCGGCGTAGCGACGATCGTCCGTCAGGCGAAACGCCAACGCCAGCCGAATGCTCCGTGCGAGGACCTGCCGCGTGACGGCGAGCAACCGCTTGCCTGTGAGCACGCGCTCGGCGTTGGGTTGGCCGAGGATGAGCGTCGCTTCGTGAATCGTCTGTTCGCGAAGCGTCGCCAGTCGCTCGTCCGATTCGACGCGGCGACGAAACGACGACCAATCGGCATCACGCAGGAGCAGTGGCGTTCGCGACGACATCGGCGGCACCGTACGGCGTGACGACGTCGCTACGGACGGCCGTCGAGGACACGCTGGCGAATCTCACGATCCGGCACGTACTTCCAGATTCCGTAGCACGACGTCGGCGTCCAGACGTGGCCGGTGCGTGGGTCGATGTTGACGCTGATCGACTCTCGTCCGCCGTCGAGCATGGTGCCGTCGAGTGGCTCGATGCGGTTGAGCACGTGCCACGTCTCTCCGCCGTCGAACGACTTGCAGACGGCCACGTCGCTCGACTCGATGTCGAGGTGCTGCGTGATGTAGAGCACGTCGGCATCCTTCGGATCGACGGCCACGCTGGTGACGCGCCTTCTGCCGGTCGAGGCCGATGGCGAGTCGATCGGCTCGCCGGTGACGCTTTCGCCGTCGACGAGGTTGAAGCGGAGCAAGTGCTCCATGTCGGTCGAGTAAGCGGTGGTGCCATCGGCGGTGACGCTGACGTTCATAAGCAGGCCGGGGTGCTCGGCGATCGGCGTCCAGGTCGTTCCGCCGTCGTCGCTACGGACGACGTAGGCGGTGTCGCGGAACTGCTGGTTGAGTCCGTAGACGCGGCCCAAGCTGTCGTGGGCGTAGACGCCCGTGACGCCATCCATCGGCTGCCAGGTTTCGCCCGCGTCGGTGGTGCGGAAGCGTGAGACGAACGCGGTGTCGGGCTGGGTCGGATGGACGTAGCCGCGGCTGGAGCCGAAGCCCGGCTGGCCTCGGTTCTTGGCCCAGGAAACGCCCACGACGTCGGCCCAGGTCTCGCCGCCGTCCTTGCTGATCCGGAGCTGGCGATCGCCAGTCCAACTCGGGGCCAGGCCGACGACCAGGACGGCCGGGTTGATCGCCACTCCGCCGTAGGTGAAGCCGCCCCACTCTTTGCCGGAGGCGTTCGTGTAGGTCCACGTGTGGCCGCCATCGTGCGTGACGGCACCGTTGTAGTCCTGACTTCCGAGGAAGATCAGTTCGGGATGGTGCGGGTTGAATGCGACGCCTCCGCCGACCAGGACGGCGTTTTGGCCTTCGCTGGCCCAGGCGAACGACTGGCCGCCGTCGGTGCTCGCGGTGATCCAGTCCCCGCCGTAGCTCCAGACGCGGTCCGGATCGGTCGGATGCCAGGCGAACGTGTACTGCCGAGCGTTCTGCGGCAAGAAGGCGAGTTCCGCCGAAGTCGGTGCGACTTGCCAGGACTTCCCACCGTCGTCCGAAACGTGCTTGCGCCACTGCCAGTCGTCGGCCAGCGAACGCATCGCCAGCCGATTCGCGTCGGCCGGGCTGATCATCAAGCCCTCGAAGCGAACGTCGGTCCGCAGCGTGTCCGTCGAGCCGTCGGGCATCGTCAGCGGCTCATCGAGGCCGACCGTCTCCATGGGCGACCAGGTCTCGCCAGCGTCTTCGCTGAGGTGCAGCGCGGTCGCCGTCGCTGCCCAGACGCGATCGGGATAGTCCTTGTGCGTCGCGACGGTCGTGATCGACAGGTCGCTGGTCTTGCGGAACGTCTCGCCGCCGTCGTCGCTGAGGAAGAAGCCGTTCTCGTTGCCGGCGTAGACGCGGCCGGTGGTCGGGTGCACCTCGATCTCGCTGGCACCGGCGACGTCGGCCGACTCGCCAAGGCGTTGCCAGATCCGTCCGCCGTCGTCGCTGCGGTAGAGCCCGGGCTTCGGATCGGGCCGCTTGCCGAACTGGATGACCTTCTCGTTGGTTCGGGACCAATAGACGCGTCTGGTCAGTTCGGTCGATGCGTCGTAACTCGCCGGGTCGAAGACGACGGACCTTCGGCGGTCGCGCATGCCGCCCATGTTGGCGGGCTCGACGATCTCCCACGAGGCAGCGCCGTCCTCGCTGAGCCAGACGCCGTGGATGTCGCGTGCCAGCGAGTTGGACCCGATAGCCAGGACGCGTTGCGGGTTGTTCGGGTCGATCTCGACGTCGCGTGCGCCGCGAGGCGTGAAGCCGACGTTGGCGGGTTCCCAGGTTTTTCCCTGATCCGTGCTGCGATACAGGCCGCCGACGTCGGTCGCAAAGACCATGAGGCTGCCGTCGGTCTGGTCGATGGCGAGGTCGCCGGGCCACTGAGCGCCTTCGCCGCCGATGCGGACGCCGGCATCGCGGTGCTCCTGGCTGACCCACGGCACGCGCTGCCACGGCCCGGGTGAGACTTCGGCCAAGGCGGTCGATCCGCCGAACGCAGAGACCATCGACGCGATGAGGACCCTTTGTAACATGTGAACACTTTACAAGATCGCCGCGGTCCTGCCCAGAGCAGAACCGCGGCGGGTGA contains:
- a CDS encoding glycoside hydrolase family 38 C-terminal domain-containing protein encodes the protein MISQTPFQQFLAPRLRTMAKRIGSTIWEPVDTATAVACTEATHEHRPVVDVRDDEFRAVDLATLPLSWGCKFQQCWWRIELPKLEGRHHLKWDDEGEATLYRRQGEGWTPHHGIDPGHLEVPLPEGETTLLIESICCRTGIWVAGGKQGLSPEGSLFRGASVLRRNDDAWHAWHDLDILLGLCDLLYRQALPRPYSAGAGNDIGQSSGELFNSGGYRTPVEAAPPMLRQILRKLTDAADTYDRSGAAAFREKTSAILADLPAEQHAIHATLTGHAHIDLAWLWPERVGDFKAVHSFATAEHLMGEYPELHFGYSQPASYEAVKRRAPELIDRVKARIGEGNWEATGAMYVESDTQLPCGEALVRAIALGQAGFESLSGDASRVLWLPDVFGYSACLPQLLSGFDVPYFFTTKMHWSGGTRFPYSAFKWQSYDGSSVLGFIAWEHYNLAALPSQLDWAAMNQRQSDVFPDTLACTGYGDGGGGVTATMCERTRRMNNLATLPKAQWGRIDGFFDRMAQVRDELPTWQGEMYLEYHRGVQTTHVELKQAYRAAERGLQLHEAARCIVGDGPMDDADWKRVCFAQFHDILPGSSIQEVYGETNPELQSIANRQTEAAIERLDGEGESVFNPVPCERAVVLDDKPRLVPPLCVARLDALQTLPAEPVRAEGTTLDNGRVRVTFDDAGGVSSLSVDGHAVALAGSAGRLFALPDAPANYDAWDIDRHTLSAGELVDTPAELRVDGDDGRRTVRVSRSVGQKSHVELSFSLAVGSPVLEIEADIDWQDEQTLLKIVWPTEYRVANVLYGAPYGSTSRSQTGNTIADDAAFEVPASRWAAIGDTHGGDGLMLVTEASYGMGARNGLLHVSLVRSAKITRAEEDVQLRDFDAYGQDGHQAFSDIGRHRVRLAVGRFDPASERHEQPAQLADLLFTPVLRTNGTPANAGLLGIDGVPSVTAAWAKPEPDGWTLRLHETLGRRGTLTLRLADGVTATRTDLRGHKPTALPDAKIDVRPHELISVKLTRK
- a CDS encoding heparinase II/III family protein is translated as MSSRTPLLLRDADWSSFRRRVESDERLATLREQTIHEATLILGQPNAERVLTGKRLLAVTRQVLARSIRLALAFRLTDDRRYADRFIAESRSACAFSDFGPHHYLDVGEMSLALVLGLEWFGDEIPDSVQREIRQALRDRVLDAATPDAWWWTVESNWSAVCMAGVAAAALAQPEEHRHHAGQLHRIRQNIDHVFACYEPDGVYPEGPAYWSYGTTFAVLLIETLKALGEDDMLEGAIGNGFAKSATFRLLSEGPSLRMFNFYDCHARDASLDPALFWFDDGAFDTRLLRRQIDLLASAKGRSRDAYEGADRYLPLALLWADRPIPEASPKDPPAVHWLGRGDLEVGIHEDSATGNYLAFKCGAGNQKHGQLDAGTFVADLHSRRFALDLGAENYPEVEPHLPGFWSAKPGSDRWKLIRYQNQFHNTLTVGDHPHDPEGLAKIVDRTDDETTTTIDLTAPLGGQARHASRSFTFGDDAIRVVDVVEQPSDAVHWTMLTEAAVEPASDGFVLTIDDVRIRLRVADAAGVVFSTARVDDAITSYESANPGVTRLRLTRPPAGVVRFDVTLAPTPSS